A single genomic interval of Malania oleifera isolate guangnan ecotype guangnan chromosome 13, ASM2987363v1, whole genome shotgun sequence harbors:
- the LOC131146646 gene encoding ceramide kinase isoform X1 produces the protein MDRNANVRIIGEKCLPSVQFDGEESIFSSNLFLDHVGEVVLTLNSAGLSWKLAESSDSAPSICLGIKLVPESETQIKFSNVYAIEFINWGLIHESLLQNATNRLLGQESEMYRFTVHGVQKSETQPSLWVLAVYTFGHKDLETCQMWVNRINASLNVESGRPKSLLVFVHPMSGKGNGCRTWEAVAPIFSCAKVKTKVIVTQRAGHAFDVMASIKNREIGSYDGVVAVGGDGFFNEILNGLLSSRHKSCYPPSPADFVHSVRDDDSAMVYHPNETVTEASSQNEDHSPLLPSSGHNGSLSNFGTGNGSCNKDQDPEFPLPNERFRFGIIPAGSTDAIVMCTTGTRDPITSALQIVLGKKVHLDIAQIVSWKKTSTSKDEPCIRYAASFAGYGFYGDVITESEKYRWMGPKRYDYAGTKVFLRHRSYEAEVQYIEVKSEKTNPTPDKGPLVSTKQALWSRSKKSERVVCRVNCNICDTKPMHASTRSSAITPYSHAGESRWLRSKGRFLSIGAAIISCRNERAPDGLVADAHLSDGFLHLILIRDCPHALYLWHLTQLARKGGNPLNFDFVEHHKTPVFTFTSSGRESVWNLDGEIFQAHKLSAQVFRGLVSLFASGPEV, from the exons ATGGATAGAAATGCAAATGTTCGTATCATAGGAGAAAAATGTCTGCCCAGTGTGCAGTTTGATGGCGAAGAATCGATTTTCAGTTCGAATCTCTTCTTGGACCACGTTGGGGAAGTCGTTCTCACTCTTAATTCAGCTGGGTTATCTTGGAAATTAGCTGAATCCTCAGATAGT GCTCCTTCCATTTGTCTGGGCATTAAACTTGTTCCAGAAAGTGAGACTCAGATCAAATTCTCTAATGTATATGCCATTGAGTTCATAAACTGGGGTTTGATTCATGAATCACTTCTTCAAAATGCCACAAACCGTCTTTTGGGCCAGGAATCGGAG ATGTATCGCTTTACCGTGCATGGTGTCCAAAAGTCAGAGACTCAACCTTCTCTTTGGGTTTTGGCTGTGTACACTTTTGGTCATAAGGACTTGGAGACATGTCAGATGTGGGTGAACCGAATTAATGCTTCTTTAAATGTGGAATCTGGGAGACCTAAGAGTCTTTTG GTTTTTGTTCATCCAATGAGTGGGAAAGGGAATGGCTGTAGAACCTGGGAAGCTGTGGCTCCTATATTTTCTTGTGCTAAAGTGAAAACAAAG GTGATAGTGACGCAGAGGGCAGGACATGCATTTGATGTGATGGCATCTATTAAAAACAGGGAGATTGGTTCATATGATGGCGTTGTTGCTGTT GGTGGCGATGGTTTCTTCAATGAGATACTGAATGGACTTCTCTCTTCGAGGCATAAATCTTGTTACCCACCCTCCCCTGCAGATTTTGTTCATTCTGTTAGGGATGATGACAGTGCCATGGTTTATCATCCAAATGAAACAGTTACTGAGGCTTCTAGTCAAAATGAAgatcattctcctcttctcccAAGTTCAGGGCATAATGGATCACTCTCTAATTTCG GAACAGGCAATGGTTCTTGCAACAAGG ATCAAGATCCCGAGTTTCCCCTTCCTAATGAACGGTTTAGATTTGGAATTATTCCTGCTGGCTCAACTGATGCAATTGTGATGTG CACCACTGGTACTCGGGATCCAATAACATCTGCATTGCAAATTGTCCTTGGGAAAAAGGTGCATCTTGATATAGCTCAAATCGTCAGTTGGAAGAAGACATCAACATCAAAGGACGAACCTTGCATACGCTATGCAGCTTCTTTTGCTGG ATATGGATTTTATGGAGATGTCATTACAGAGAGTGAAAAATACCGGTGGATGGGCCCCAAACGTTATGACTATGCTGGAACAAAGGTGTTTTTGAGGCACAG ATCATATGAGGCAGAAGTACAATACATAGAAGTTAAATCAGAAAAGACAAATCCAACTCCTGATAAAGGTCCTTTGGTCAGTACAAAACAAGCATTGTGGAGCCGGTCCAAAAAATCTGAAAGAGTTGTTTGCCGTGTTAATTGCAACATTTGTGACACAAAGCCAATGCATGCATCTACAAGATCTTCAGCAATAACACCATACTCACATGCTGGAGAATCAAGATGGTTAAGATCAAAGGGTCGTTTCCTTAGTATTGGTGCTGCCATAATTTCTTGCCGAAATGAAAGGGCACCTGATGGTTTGGTTGCTGATGCACATCTTTCAGATGGTTTCCTGCATCTCATATTGATTAGAGACTGCCCTCATGCACTTTACTTATg GCACCTTACCCAGCTTGCAAGGAAGGGTGGAAATCCTCTGAATTTTGATTTTGTGGAACACCATAAG ACCCCAGTTTTCACTTTTACTTCTTCTGGCCGTGAGAGCGTCTGGAACTTGGATGGTGAGATCTTTCAAGCTCACAAACTCTCTGCACAAGTATTTCGAGGCCTTGTTAGCTTATTTGCATCGGGTCCTGAAGTTTAG
- the LOC131146646 gene encoding ceramide kinase isoform X2: protein MDRNANVRIIGEKCLPSVQFDGEESIFSSNLFLDHVGEVVLTLNSAGLSWKLAESSDSAPSICLGIKLVPESETQIKFSNVYAIEFINWGLIHESLLQNATNRLLGQESEMYRFTVHGVQKSETQPSLWVLAVYTFGHKDLETCQMWVNRINASLNVESGRPKSLLVFVHPMSGKGNGCRTWEAVAPIFSCAKVKTKVIVTQRAGHAFDVMASIKNREIGSYDGVVAVGGDGFFNEILNGLLSSRHKSCYPPSPADFVHSVRDDDSAMVYHPNETVTEASSQNEDHSPLLPSSGHNGSLSNFGTGNGSCNKDQDPEFPLPNERFRFGIIPAGSTDAIVMCTTGTRDPITSALQIVLGKKVHLDIAQIVSWKKTSTSKDEPCIRYAASFAGSYEAEVQYIEVKSEKTNPTPDKGPLVSTKQALWSRSKKSERVVCRVNCNICDTKPMHASTRSSAITPYSHAGESRWLRSKGRFLSIGAAIISCRNERAPDGLVADAHLSDGFLHLILIRDCPHALYLWHLTQLARKGGNPLNFDFVEHHKTPVFTFTSSGRESVWNLDGEIFQAHKLSAQVFRGLVSLFASGPEV from the exons ATGGATAGAAATGCAAATGTTCGTATCATAGGAGAAAAATGTCTGCCCAGTGTGCAGTTTGATGGCGAAGAATCGATTTTCAGTTCGAATCTCTTCTTGGACCACGTTGGGGAAGTCGTTCTCACTCTTAATTCAGCTGGGTTATCTTGGAAATTAGCTGAATCCTCAGATAGT GCTCCTTCCATTTGTCTGGGCATTAAACTTGTTCCAGAAAGTGAGACTCAGATCAAATTCTCTAATGTATATGCCATTGAGTTCATAAACTGGGGTTTGATTCATGAATCACTTCTTCAAAATGCCACAAACCGTCTTTTGGGCCAGGAATCGGAG ATGTATCGCTTTACCGTGCATGGTGTCCAAAAGTCAGAGACTCAACCTTCTCTTTGGGTTTTGGCTGTGTACACTTTTGGTCATAAGGACTTGGAGACATGTCAGATGTGGGTGAACCGAATTAATGCTTCTTTAAATGTGGAATCTGGGAGACCTAAGAGTCTTTTG GTTTTTGTTCATCCAATGAGTGGGAAAGGGAATGGCTGTAGAACCTGGGAAGCTGTGGCTCCTATATTTTCTTGTGCTAAAGTGAAAACAAAG GTGATAGTGACGCAGAGGGCAGGACATGCATTTGATGTGATGGCATCTATTAAAAACAGGGAGATTGGTTCATATGATGGCGTTGTTGCTGTT GGTGGCGATGGTTTCTTCAATGAGATACTGAATGGACTTCTCTCTTCGAGGCATAAATCTTGTTACCCACCCTCCCCTGCAGATTTTGTTCATTCTGTTAGGGATGATGACAGTGCCATGGTTTATCATCCAAATGAAACAGTTACTGAGGCTTCTAGTCAAAATGAAgatcattctcctcttctcccAAGTTCAGGGCATAATGGATCACTCTCTAATTTCG GAACAGGCAATGGTTCTTGCAACAAGG ATCAAGATCCCGAGTTTCCCCTTCCTAATGAACGGTTTAGATTTGGAATTATTCCTGCTGGCTCAACTGATGCAATTGTGATGTG CACCACTGGTACTCGGGATCCAATAACATCTGCATTGCAAATTGTCCTTGGGAAAAAGGTGCATCTTGATATAGCTCAAATCGTCAGTTGGAAGAAGACATCAACATCAAAGGACGAACCTTGCATACGCTATGCAGCTTCTTTTGCTGG ATCATATGAGGCAGAAGTACAATACATAGAAGTTAAATCAGAAAAGACAAATCCAACTCCTGATAAAGGTCCTTTGGTCAGTACAAAACAAGCATTGTGGAGCCGGTCCAAAAAATCTGAAAGAGTTGTTTGCCGTGTTAATTGCAACATTTGTGACACAAAGCCAATGCATGCATCTACAAGATCTTCAGCAATAACACCATACTCACATGCTGGAGAATCAAGATGGTTAAGATCAAAGGGTCGTTTCCTTAGTATTGGTGCTGCCATAATTTCTTGCCGAAATGAAAGGGCACCTGATGGTTTGGTTGCTGATGCACATCTTTCAGATGGTTTCCTGCATCTCATATTGATTAGAGACTGCCCTCATGCACTTTACTTATg GCACCTTACCCAGCTTGCAAGGAAGGGTGGAAATCCTCTGAATTTTGATTTTGTGGAACACCATAAG ACCCCAGTTTTCACTTTTACTTCTTCTGGCCGTGAGAGCGTCTGGAACTTGGATGGTGAGATCTTTCAAGCTCACAAACTCTCTGCACAAGTATTTCGAGGCCTTGTTAGCTTATTTGCATCGGGTCCTGAAGTTTAG